In Luteitalea sp. TBR-22, one genomic interval encodes:
- a CDS encoding sugar phosphate isomerase/epimerase → MIQPYAIGVCSWSLQVKSVPELRAFLDQLGVNVIQIACGDPHHASWNEGDDMPAAALAAGFDIHAAMIGFPGEDYTTPQTIKETGGFGNPATRAARLETLKWALARTKELGVDRLMMHGGFIPEPGDEGRTAFLDTLGEASALARAHGVTLGLETGQETADLLRRTLDDLQCDNVKVNFDPANMLLYDMGDPIRAIEILGPDIATVHCKDAFRPTTPGTWGQEVPLGQGAVNMPLFIETLKKVGYTGPLVIEREVGNQQERLADCAHGITVLRDILKG, encoded by the coding sequence GTGATCCAACCCTATGCCATCGGTGTGTGCAGCTGGTCGCTGCAGGTGAAGAGCGTGCCCGAACTGCGCGCCTTCCTCGACCAGCTCGGCGTCAACGTGATCCAGATCGCATGCGGCGACCCGCACCATGCCTCGTGGAACGAGGGCGACGACATGCCTGCCGCGGCCCTGGCCGCCGGCTTCGACATCCACGCCGCGATGATCGGCTTCCCCGGCGAGGACTACACGACGCCGCAGACGATCAAGGAGACCGGCGGTTTCGGTAACCCGGCGACCCGAGCGGCGCGGCTCGAGACGTTGAAGTGGGCCCTGGCCCGCACCAAGGAGCTCGGCGTCGATCGCCTGATGATGCACGGCGGCTTCATCCCCGAGCCCGGCGACGAGGGCCGCACGGCCTTCCTCGACACGCTCGGCGAGGCGTCGGCCCTGGCGCGGGCGCATGGCGTGACGCTCGGCCTCGAGACGGGGCAGGAGACGGCCGACCTGCTGCGTCGGACGCTCGACGACCTGCAGTGCGACAACGTGAAGGTGAACTTCGACCCCGCCAACATGCTGCTGTACGACATGGGCGACCCGATCCGCGCCATCGAGATCCTCGGCCCCGACATCGCGACCGTGCACTGCAAGGACGCCTTCCGGCCGACGACGCCCGGCACGTGGGGCCAGGAAGTGCCGCTCGGTCAGGGCGCCGTCAACATGCCCCTGTTCATCGAGACGCTGAAGAAGGTGGGCTACACCGGGCCGCTCGTCATCGAGCGGGAGGTCGGCAACCAGCAGGAGCGGCTGGCCGACTGCGCGCACGGCATCACCGTGCTGCGCGACATCCTGAAGGGCTGA
- a CDS encoding PEP-CTERM sorting domain-containing protein (PEP-CTERM proteins occur, often in large numbers, in the proteomes of bacteria that also encode an exosortase, a predicted intramembrane cysteine proteinase. The presence of a PEP-CTERM domain at a protein's C-terminus predicts cleavage within the sorting domain, followed by covalent anchoring to some some component of the (usually Gram-negative) cell surface. Many PEP-CTERM proteins exhibit an unusual sequence composition that includes large numbers of potential glycosylation sites. Expression of one such protein has been shown restore the ability of a bacterium to form floc, a type of biofilm.) has product MRPGSRICIGLCIVGLFCGAGRNAEAAVITGIGQFILPGASTGSLSFSPAVAPNNDNATAASPNTISTGLGPFLNAGGFGILDYEFVVAESGGTTEYAFTTNVINNTGVAWNDFHFELGFGTGDSFVAVASGAALDFDTPDRDPAPASSVFPTLDASSNRLDWSGATVNYLGGGAGPFSSAFTLSFDVPDGIAALNPQGLNRFTLRSYPTATPVPEPTTSALLVAGLAILASRRRARNARRPGDR; this is encoded by the coding sequence ATGCGTCCTGGTTCGCGAATCTGCATCGGTCTGTGCATCGTGGGTCTGTTCTGTGGCGCTGGCCGCAACGCCGAGGCCGCCGTCATCACGGGCATCGGTCAGTTCATCCTTCCCGGTGCCAGCACCGGCTCCTTGTCGTTCTCGCCGGCCGTCGCCCCCAACAACGACAACGCCACGGCTGCGAGCCCGAACACCATCTCGACGGGCCTGGGTCCGTTCCTGAACGCCGGCGGGTTCGGCATCCTCGACTACGAGTTCGTCGTCGCGGAGTCGGGGGGCACCACCGAGTACGCGTTCACCACCAACGTGATCAACAACACCGGTGTCGCGTGGAACGACTTCCACTTCGAGCTGGGCTTCGGCACCGGCGACAGCTTCGTGGCCGTGGCCTCGGGCGCCGCGCTCGACTTCGACACGCCGGACCGCGATCCCGCGCCGGCCTCGTCGGTGTTCCCGACGCTGGACGCCAGCTCGAACCGCCTCGACTGGTCAGGGGCCACGGTCAACTACCTGGGAGGCGGTGCGGGGCCGTTCTCGTCGGCCTTCACGCTGTCGTTCGACGTCCCCGACGGCATCGCGGCCCTCAACCCACAGGGCCTGAACCGCTTCACCCTGCGGTCGTATCCCACCGCGACGCCCGTCCCGGAGCCGACCACGTCGGCGCTCTTGGTGGCAGGACTGGCGATCCTCGCGTCGCGTCGCCGTGCCCGGAACGCGCGCCGGCCCGGCGACCGCTAG
- a CDS encoding PEP-CTERM sorting domain-containing protein (PEP-CTERM proteins occur, often in large numbers, in the proteomes of bacteria that also encode an exosortase, a predicted intramembrane cysteine proteinase. The presence of a PEP-CTERM domain at a protein's C-terminus predicts cleavage within the sorting domain, followed by covalent anchoring to some some component of the (usually Gram-negative) cell surface. Many PEP-CTERM proteins exhibit an unusual sequence composition that includes large numbers of potential glycosylation sites. Expression of one such protein has been shown restore the ability of a bacterium to form floc, a type of biofilm.) produces the protein MSLVLLAGVPLPASAALLLNSYAQYRTGDDQFHPEGEQAFGTRGEAFGTDAVSLAYTGGGPLGGQFSFTGSASSAALALRAAAALSLSDYRLGSYYMIDGQPYDYLPQSGFAQALSIDQTIINGPDATYSLQFSYRLTGTAQRAPDQFDSFFRPGVGTGLALRTLGTDTLVGSEGVFFYPGASDDRLLVWTIAGVPSNTALSLTQYLRLILYSADTMYLGSEPCDSGIMLPPGTDPSPRPCMTGLIGADPYSVGLSADFGHTLQLQHVAVLGAGGGVAPGAALVSLNGVRYPGQADVPAPATISLLVAGLAAVAGRRRWRR, from the coding sequence ATGTCCCTGGTCCTGCTCGCCGGCGTGCCGTTGCCGGCCAGTGCCGCGCTGCTGCTCAATTCGTACGCCCAGTATCGGACCGGCGACGATCAGTTCCACCCGGAGGGAGAGCAGGCCTTCGGAACGAGGGGCGAGGCGTTCGGCACCGATGCGGTCTCGCTTGCCTACACGGGCGGCGGCCCCCTGGGCGGGCAGTTCTCGTTCACCGGGTCGGCGTCCTCCGCGGCGCTCGCGCTCAGGGCCGCGGCGGCGCTCAGCCTCTCCGACTACCGGCTCGGCTCGTACTACATGATCGACGGGCAACCGTACGATTACCTTCCGCAGAGCGGCTTCGCGCAGGCCCTGTCGATCGACCAGACGATCATCAACGGCCCCGACGCGACTTACTCCCTCCAGTTCAGCTACCGATTGACCGGGACCGCCCAGCGAGCGCCGGATCAGTTCGACTCGTTCTTCCGCCCCGGTGTCGGCACCGGGCTGGCCCTGCGCACGCTGGGCACCGACACGCTGGTCGGCTCCGAGGGCGTGTTCTTCTATCCGGGGGCGTCCGACGACCGCCTGCTGGTCTGGACGATCGCCGGGGTGCCCTCGAACACCGCGCTGTCACTGACCCAGTACCTGAGGCTCATCCTCTACTCGGCCGACACCATGTACCTGGGCAGCGAGCCCTGCGACAGCGGCATCATGCTGCCGCCGGGCACCGACCCGAGCCCCAGGCCGTGCATGACCGGGCTGATTGGCGCCGACCCCTACTCGGTCGGACTGAGCGCCGATTTCGGCCACACCCTGCAACTGCAGCACGTGGCGGTCCTCGGGGCGGGCGGCGGCGTCGCCCCGGGAGCCGCACTGGTCTCCCTCAACGGCGTGCGGTACCCCGGTCAGGCCGACGTGCCGGCGCCAGCGACGATCAGCCTGCTGGTCGCCGGATTGGCCGCGGTTGCCGGTCGTCGCCGCTGGCGGCGCTGA
- a CDS encoding SDR family oxidoreductase, which produces MHKTLEGKSVLVTGSSRGIGRGIAVRLAERGARVCVNYRQDEDAARHTLAAVERAGSTGFIVQADVSRREDVAMLATRVQEQFGTLDVYVSNALGNLLGFLSPPFIVSLAQFDEAFACQARAFFMGVQALNGLMRDAGRIIALSYWPGSHLGGFQPYFAMGANKAAVEAMCRYYAVALARRGITVNAVCAGLTDDSIVNQLPPPARDALLGRLRDGWTPMGRPGTPADIGGAVAALCGDDAAWITGQTIVADGGASLMSPEAPLDFQRA; this is translated from the coding sequence ATGCACAAGACACTCGAAGGCAAGTCCGTACTGGTCACGGGGAGCTCGCGCGGCATCGGGCGGGGGATCGCCGTCCGCCTGGCCGAGCGCGGTGCGAGGGTCTGCGTGAACTACCGGCAGGACGAGGACGCCGCTCGTCACACGCTGGCCGCCGTCGAGCGGGCCGGCAGCACCGGCTTCATCGTGCAGGCCGACGTGTCACGCCGGGAGGACGTGGCGATGCTTGCCACGCGCGTACAGGAGCAGTTCGGCACGCTCGACGTGTACGTGAGCAACGCGCTCGGCAACCTCCTCGGGTTCCTGAGCCCGCCGTTCATCGTGTCGCTGGCGCAGTTCGACGAGGCCTTCGCCTGCCAGGCGCGCGCCTTCTTCATGGGGGTGCAGGCGCTGAACGGGCTGATGCGCGACGCCGGGCGGATCATCGCGCTGAGTTACTGGCCCGGGAGTCACCTCGGAGGCTTCCAGCCGTACTTCGCGATGGGGGCCAACAAGGCCGCGGTGGAAGCGATGTGCCGCTACTACGCCGTGGCACTGGCGCGGCGAGGCATCACGGTGAATGCCGTGTGCGCCGGGTTGACCGACGACAGCATCGTGAACCAGTTGCCGCCACCCGCCCGCGACGCACTGCTCGGCAGGCTGCGGGACGGATGGACGCCGATGGGACGCCCCGGGACGCCTGCCGACATCGGCGGCGCCGTCGCGGCGCTCTGCGGCGACGACGCGGCCTGGATCACGGGACAGACGATCGTGGCCGACGGCGGGGCGTCGTTGATGAGCCCCGAGGCGCCGCTCGACTTCCAGCGCGCCTGA
- a CDS encoding helix-turn-helix transcriptional regulator, with the protein MRLRSVTLTPERLALCRPLWGGRSFHTDDEFEAMVRTAADLLASRHARGSLVLDETGAARFFGFTLFARTSAVDQVFAGPPEGIARTFLSEAGRGDVLDLSGIGRGNAGNGLDLVVCAQGYELADASDTEFAVVVGTLLQNFFDIHRGFRLRRIVGVAFGTLGAHIVQRSGAYPDVRVWSGTTPGGTPAASAMFSLTHAQATNGYSALLPMFTYFPPRVQFTEPEQDVLREALEGATDALIAARLGLSVAAVKSRLTRAYERVQVRLPGLLPVRDVDDMARGSQVRHVVLDFVRSNPSELTPYERSSTMDEGLRRFATRTATASERGRGAPGIF; encoded by the coding sequence ATGCGGTTGCGATCCGTGACGTTGACGCCCGAGCGGCTGGCCCTGTGCCGGCCACTCTGGGGCGGCCGTTCGTTCCACACCGATGACGAGTTCGAGGCGATGGTCCGCACCGCGGCGGATCTCCTTGCGAGCAGGCACGCACGCGGGAGCCTTGTGCTCGACGAGACGGGCGCGGCGCGGTTCTTCGGCTTCACGCTGTTTGCACGAACGTCTGCCGTGGACCAGGTGTTCGCCGGACCGCCCGAAGGAATTGCCCGCACGTTCCTGTCGGAGGCTGGCCGCGGGGACGTCCTGGATCTGAGCGGCATCGGCCGAGGCAATGCCGGCAACGGCCTCGACCTGGTGGTGTGCGCGCAGGGCTACGAGCTCGCCGACGCCAGCGACACCGAGTTCGCCGTCGTCGTCGGCACGCTGCTCCAGAACTTCTTCGACATCCATCGCGGCTTCCGGCTGCGGCGCATCGTCGGCGTCGCGTTCGGGACCCTTGGAGCACACATCGTGCAGCGCAGCGGTGCCTATCCTGATGTTCGCGTCTGGAGCGGCACGACGCCCGGCGGGACGCCGGCGGCCTCCGCGATGTTCAGCCTGACGCACGCTCAGGCGACCAACGGGTACAGCGCGCTGCTGCCGATGTTCACGTACTTCCCGCCTCGCGTGCAGTTCACCGAGCCTGAGCAGGACGTGCTGCGCGAGGCGCTCGAGGGCGCCACCGACGCATTGATCGCGGCACGACTCGGCCTCAGCGTGGCGGCCGTGAAGTCGCGACTGACGCGCGCCTACGAGCGTGTGCAGGTGCGGCTCCCCGGCCTGCTGCCGGTACGCGACGTCGACGACATGGCGCGCGGGTCGCAGGTGCGCCATGTGGTCCTCGACTTCGTGCGCAGCAACCCGTCGGAGCTGACGCCCTACGAGCGCTCATCCACGATGGACGAGGGGCTCCGGCGCTTCGCGACACGTACCGCAACGGCGAGTGAGCGTGGCCGCGGCGCGCCGGGAATCTTTTAG
- a CDS encoding putative quinol monooxygenase → MKRGDLGRRSDHMDTLQVTARLAIHSGKREQFEARAAECVRLVRERDTGTRQYDWFLDDEGTECVVREAYRDSAAALEHLANLGPALMALFEVCDLTLEICGTPSTELRAATAPFAPRVYAPFLSL, encoded by the coding sequence GTGAAACGCGGCGACCTCGGCCGCAGGAGCGATCACATGGACACATTGCAGGTGACGGCACGGCTGGCCATTCATTCGGGCAAGCGGGAGCAGTTCGAGGCACGCGCTGCCGAGTGTGTGCGCCTGGTGCGGGAGCGCGACACCGGCACCCGACAGTACGACTGGTTTCTGGATGATGAGGGCACCGAGTGCGTCGTCAGGGAGGCGTATCGCGACTCGGCGGCGGCACTGGAGCACCTGGCCAATCTTGGGCCGGCGCTCATGGCGCTGTTCGAGGTGTGTGACCTGACGCTGGAGATTTGCGGGACGCCCTCGACTGAACTGCGCGCCGCCACCGCGCCATTCGCCCCACGGGTGTACGCGCCATTCCTCAGCCTGTGA
- a CDS encoding chloride channel protein produces the protein MRDARPDVGRGALLTEAQRFLVLAVLIGICTGLVVVCFHAAIELLALAASRLAQRPGLAVLLPALGAAVAALVVHWSPVSGGSGIVQTKSALYVSDGAIPFGAVPGKFAACVLSLGSGTPLGPEDPALLMGAGIASRLGRLFGLTRRSMRLIAPTGAAAGIAAAFNTPITGVLFVLEEVVSGFDTAVLGSIVLAAVSSVVTTQLFLGENPLFSVPVVPSVRSAPELTALVVLGLASGLFATVYIRGMELVRYRLGAVHLPPAVGPFCAGIVVGVVGLAIPDVLGTGYLAMDGALHSQYTWQTMGLLALLKVAVAAVAFGTGTPGGLFAPTLFVGVMLGGATGGLLTTFLLPASEAQPTFLLAGMAGVFAGVFRAPMTAVFMTFELSGTAAAILPAMITSTVGFLVARQFHRQSILDLVASHEGAAFPSARLARPHGPLRVEDAMDAASTAAGAGVTVRHVPGQGWHVVEVGLDGVGVTLRQRVEPVYPDELLDVPMRSLPGAPIIPVISRLDATQLLGVITDDSIRRAYGFNASGQLQARDDDPAA, from the coding sequence CGACCCGGCCTCGCGGTCCTCCTTCCAGCACTCGGCGCCGCCGTAGCTGCCCTCGTGGTCCACTGGAGCCCGGTGAGCGGCGGGAGTGGCATCGTCCAGACGAAGTCCGCGCTGTACGTCTCCGACGGCGCCATCCCCTTCGGCGCGGTTCCCGGCAAGTTCGCCGCGTGCGTGTTGTCGCTCGGCAGTGGCACGCCACTCGGTCCCGAGGATCCGGCACTGCTGATGGGCGCCGGCATCGCGTCGCGCCTCGGACGCTTGTTCGGGCTGACGCGGCGGTCCATGCGGCTGATTGCGCCGACGGGCGCGGCGGCAGGCATCGCGGCCGCCTTCAACACCCCCATCACCGGCGTCCTCTTCGTGCTCGAGGAAGTGGTGTCGGGCTTCGACACGGCCGTGCTCGGGTCGATCGTGCTCGCAGCCGTGTCCTCGGTGGTGACCACGCAACTGTTCCTCGGGGAGAATCCGCTGTTCTCGGTCCCGGTGGTGCCGTCGGTCCGGTCGGCGCCGGAATTGACGGCGCTCGTGGTCCTGGGGCTGGCGTCGGGGCTGTTTGCGACCGTCTACATCCGCGGCATGGAACTGGTGCGGTATCGCCTCGGCGCCGTTCACCTCCCCCCAGCCGTCGGTCCGTTCTGCGCGGGGATCGTCGTCGGGGTGGTCGGCCTGGCCATCCCCGATGTTCTCGGCACGGGGTATCTCGCCATGGACGGCGCCCTCCACAGCCAGTACACGTGGCAGACCATGGGCCTGTTGGCCTTGCTGAAAGTGGCGGTCGCGGCCGTGGCCTTCGGCACCGGCACGCCCGGTGGGCTGTTCGCGCCGACCTTGTTCGTGGGCGTGATGCTCGGCGGGGCCACCGGAGGCCTGCTCACCACGTTCCTGCTGCCGGCGTCCGAGGCACAGCCCACGTTCCTCCTGGCGGGCATGGCCGGCGTGTTCGCCGGCGTGTTCCGTGCGCCCATGACGGCCGTCTTCATGACCTTCGAGCTGAGTGGTACGGCAGCCGCGATCCTGCCGGCCATGATCACCTCGACCGTCGGGTTCCTGGTGGCTCGGCAGTTCCACCGCCAGTCGATCCTCGACCTGGTGGCGAGCCACGAGGGGGCTGCCTTTCCGTCGGCGCGACTGGCCCGGCCCCACGGCCCGCTCCGCGTCGAGGATGCGATGGATGCCGCATCGACCGCGGCCGGCGCTGGCGTGACGGTCCGGCACGTGCCGGGGCAGGGATGGCACGTCGTCGAGGTGGGCCTCGACGGAGTGGGCGTCACGCTGCGGCAACGGGTCGAGCCCGTGTACCCCGATGAACTGCTGGATGTGCCAATGCGCTCGTTGCCCGGTGCGCCGATCATCCCGGTGATCTCGCGTCTGGATGCCACGCAGTTGCTCGGGGTCATCACCGATGACAGCATCCGACGAGCCTACGGTTTCAACGCATCAGGTCAGCTGCAGGCTCGCGACGATGATCCTGCGGCGTGA